From a single Fulvivirga ulvae genomic region:
- a CDS encoding DUF4255 domain-containing protein, whose protein sequence is MIHSVLNVLKEKLNEYFRLKAAVDGDLVKFIDSGANDPVSFTNNAITPFLINVSEDRIFRKPDQYAGITHEGIRTQINPEIRLELLVLFISKFSDYNQALNFLSYVIRFFQANKNFNQQSSPKLSDENIDKLVIELVSLPLEEQNQVWHSLNTSYLPSVLYRIRVLTFLDEESIEHVGESASVISFNKVDQ, encoded by the coding sequence ATGATACATAGTGTATTAAACGTACTAAAAGAAAAGCTAAACGAATACTTCCGGCTAAAGGCCGCAGTAGACGGAGACCTCGTGAAGTTCATAGATAGCGGAGCCAACGACCCTGTCTCGTTCACCAACAATGCCATCACACCCTTTCTGATCAATGTCTCCGAAGATCGTATATTCAGAAAGCCCGATCAATATGCTGGCATTACCCACGAAGGGATCAGAACACAAATCAACCCCGAGATCCGACTGGAGCTTCTTGTCCTTTTCATTTCCAAATTCAGCGATTACAACCAGGCACTCAATTTCCTGTCCTATGTGATCAGGTTTTTCCAGGCCAACAAAAATTTTAACCAGCAAAGCTCACCGAAACTCTCCGATGAAAACATCGATAAGCTCGTCATAGAGCTCGTGTCATTGCCCCTCGAAGAGCAAAACCAGGTGTGGCACTCATTGAATACATCCTACCTGCCCTCAGTGCTTTACAGAATACGGGTACTCACATTTTTGGACGAAGAGAGCATTGAACATGTCGGAGAAAGCGCATCAGTTATCAGTTTTAACAAAGTAGACCAATGA
- a CDS encoding type II TA system antitoxin MqsA family protein has product MKSPITGKEMLLKFELRTLDFRKESFTVAYHFYLCEESDEQFTTTELDELNMIQLYNQYREKHNLPFPDEIKEIRRKYGLPATKMSEILGFGINSYRNYEGGEVPSLANARLIQLAGDPVKFRDLVELSENIEVEYKKKLLKKIELLIEEQEENLFSLEFQDYLLGDHVSNQFSGYKKPSLDKLTEMVIFFSEKLEPWKTQLNKLLFYADFLMFKKTGFSISGARYRAINMGPVPNNYNSIFEYMSNKRDIDIWVTEFPGGAVGEQFKVNKSRKFNTNAFSDIELEVLNTVAAKFKRTATSDIIEISHHEKAWKANEKERKIISYKDYGFELTEL; this is encoded by the coding sequence ATGAAAAGCCCAATTACAGGAAAGGAAATGTTACTAAAATTTGAGTTAAGAACACTTGATTTTAGAAAAGAGTCATTTACTGTGGCTTATCACTTTTATTTATGCGAGGAAAGTGACGAGCAATTCACAACTACTGAATTAGATGAATTGAATATGATTCAATTATACAATCAGTATAGAGAAAAACACAATCTGCCATTCCCTGATGAAATAAAAGAAATCAGAAGAAAATATGGTTTGCCCGCTACCAAAATGTCTGAAATATTAGGCTTTGGAATTAACAGCTATAGAAATTATGAAGGTGGTGAAGTACCAAGTTTGGCAAATGCAAGATTGATTCAATTAGCAGGTGATCCGGTGAAGTTCAGAGATTTAGTAGAACTGTCTGAGAATATTGAAGTAGAGTACAAAAAGAAACTTCTTAAAAAGATTGAATTGCTCATTGAAGAGCAGGAAGAGAATTTATTCTCATTGGAATTTCAGGACTATTTATTAGGAGACCACGTTTCAAACCAATTTTCAGGTTATAAAAAGCCAAGCCTGGATAAGCTCACTGAAATGGTAATATTTTTTAGTGAAAAACTAGAGCCTTGGAAGACACAGCTAAATAAGCTTCTTTTTTATGCAGACTTTTTAATGTTCAAAAAAACAGGTTTTTCAATTAGTGGGGCCAGGTATAGAGCGATTAATATGGGACCTGTTCCAAATAACTACAATAGCATTTTTGAATATATGTCCAACAAAAGGGATATAGATATTTGGGTTACTGAATTTCCAGGTGGAGCCGTAGGAGAGCAATTCAAAGTAAATAAGAGTAGAAAATTTAATACGAACGCATTTAGTGATATTGAACTGGAAGTACTAAATACTGTTGCAGCCAAATTTAAGCGCACAGCTACAAGTGATATTATAGAAATAAGTCACCATGAAAAAGCGTGGAAGGCTAATGAAAAAGAAAGAAAAATAATTAGTTATAAAGACTATGGATTTGAATTAACAGAACTTTAA
- a CDS encoding alpha/beta fold hydrolase, translating to MKPVTQYTKSGRINIAYQVFGAGPVDLVYIPGWVSNIDCMWACPELVDFLKELGKVCRVILFDKRGTGLSDRVVELSTLEERMDDIRAVMDAVGSEKAILFGHSEGGCVSTLFAATYPDRVISLITFGIFAKRRYSPDYPWAPTDEERQEVYDMIENSWGSGEMYLESLAPSKANDKVFMDWLASYFRSGASPSAAMVLTKMNTQVDIIDILGSVKVPTLMIQRTHDIDVKIEEGRFIAERIQGARLVEFDGNDHLFWVGNTEEVLDEIRTFILGIKPKERYEERLFTFVTARVVSSVLMPSDRQLIDQFVKQYRGKVVRHNQDTFTATFEGPSKAVHCSLDLASAFRRRDARLAFGIHIKEATADEAYFVNSDTEECLGAMLKHANANQILITQTVKSLLSGAGLNFTKFKPFFETGSCESVLLYQVSDQALTGGPSNGLPHIQLPQNDSFLENVLQSIEAHLDNTCFGVEMLCREVAMSERQLQRKLKAITNKSPNQLITSVRLHRAKELMLYSQDNIAEVAYQTGFSNPSYFSKCFKKEFGLSPSSMLQSQN from the coding sequence ATGAAGCCTGTCACTCAATACACAAAAAGCGGTCGTATCAATATAGCCTATCAGGTATTTGGTGCAGGACCGGTTGATCTCGTCTATATTCCCGGCTGGGTTTCCAACATCGATTGTATGTGGGCTTGTCCCGAACTGGTTGATTTTCTGAAGGAGCTGGGCAAGGTCTGTAGAGTCATTCTTTTTGACAAACGAGGTACAGGACTATCCGATCGTGTTGTGGAGCTATCCACGTTAGAAGAGCGAATGGATGATATAAGAGCAGTTATGGATGCCGTTGGTTCGGAGAAAGCCATACTTTTTGGCCATTCTGAAGGAGGCTGTGTATCCACCTTATTTGCCGCCACCTACCCGGACCGGGTGATCTCTCTGATCACCTTTGGGATATTTGCCAAACGGAGATACTCTCCCGACTATCCCTGGGCACCAACAGATGAAGAGCGTCAGGAGGTCTATGATATGATCGAAAATAGCTGGGGAAGCGGGGAAATGTACCTGGAGTCACTGGCACCTTCAAAGGCAAACGATAAGGTGTTTATGGATTGGCTGGCCAGTTATTTCCGTTCCGGGGCTAGCCCGAGTGCAGCGATGGTGCTCACAAAAATGAATACACAGGTTGATATCATAGACATCCTGGGCTCAGTCAAAGTACCCACTTTAATGATACAGCGAACCCATGATATAGATGTGAAAATTGAAGAAGGGCGATTCATTGCAGAGCGTATACAAGGAGCCAGACTAGTGGAGTTTGACGGTAATGATCACCTTTTTTGGGTAGGGAATACCGAAGAAGTACTGGATGAAATACGGACATTCATATTAGGAATTAAGCCAAAAGAGCGCTACGAGGAGCGACTGTTTACATTTGTTACCGCCAGGGTAGTGTCTTCTGTACTTATGCCATCCGACCGCCAGCTTATTGATCAGTTTGTAAAACAATACCGGGGGAAGGTTGTCCGGCATAACCAGGATACTTTTACAGCTACCTTTGAAGGGCCAAGCAAAGCCGTCCATTGTAGCTTAGACCTTGCCAGTGCTTTTCGGAGAAGGGATGCCCGGTTGGCCTTTGGTATTCACATCAAAGAAGCTACCGCTGATGAGGCCTACTTCGTAAATAGTGATACAGAAGAATGTCTGGGAGCGATGCTTAAACATGCAAATGCCAATCAAATACTGATCACCCAGACTGTGAAGAGCCTGTTATCAGGTGCCGGACTGAATTTTACTAAATTTAAACCGTTTTTCGAAACAGGATCCTGCGAATCTGTTTTACTCTACCAGGTGTCGGATCAGGCGTTAACCGGCGGACCTTCAAACGGCCTGCCGCACATACAGCTGCCGCAAAACGATTCATTTCTGGAAAATGTGCTCCAAAGCATTGAGGCGCATCTGGATAATACCTGCTTTGGGGTAGAAATGCTATGCAGAGAAGTGGCCATGAGCGAGCGGCAGCTGCAGCGAAAGCTCAAAGCCATTACCAATAAGTCACCCAACCAACTGATCACCTCCGTGCGCCTTCACCGGGCAAAAGAACTCATGCTCTACAGCCAGGATAATATCGCAGAAGTGGCCTATCAAACAGGCTTCTCCAACCCCTCATACTTTTCAAAATGCTTCAAAAAGGAGTTTGGGTTGAGTCCATCGTCCATGCTTCAAAGCCAGAATTGA
- a CDS encoding GAF domain-containing protein gives MAQKLFDYFLQAGELGGVQARTRLSLLAKMTSIEAKSKPDDEEHLKLLEEHFKVIKREFGGDKQTNGHSPIIETGKTTVDKLRKQMNIFADLTSTRSVYENDLKATAKRITEALVEAIEVERASIWLYNQQRTAIECLDLFVKSVKEHSEGIVLKASDFPNYFKTVATQRTLAAENAHKHPGTAEFSETYLRPLGINSMLDVPIYVHGKMAGVVCHEHTGNFRKWTTDEETFAYLMGNIVGLTLEKVGEAAR, from the coding sequence ATGGCACAAAAACTTTTCGACTATTTTCTGCAAGCAGGCGAGCTAGGCGGTGTCCAGGCGCGTACGAGGTTGTCGCTATTAGCAAAAATGACTTCGATTGAAGCAAAATCGAAACCGGATGACGAGGAACATCTCAAGCTTCTTGAGGAACACTTTAAGGTGATTAAAAGAGAATTTGGGGGAGATAAACAGACTAACGGCCACTCTCCTATTATTGAGACGGGGAAAACCACCGTGGACAAACTTCGAAAACAGATGAATATTTTTGCAGACCTTACTTCCACGCGGTCTGTTTATGAGAATGATCTCAAAGCCACAGCCAAGCGCATAACTGAGGCTCTGGTAGAAGCCATTGAAGTGGAGCGCGCCAGTATCTGGCTGTACAATCAGCAACGCACGGCCATTGAGTGCCTGGATTTGTTTGTAAAGTCTGTTAAAGAGCATTCTGAAGGTATAGTTCTCAAAGCTTCCGATTTTCCTAATTATTTCAAAACGGTGGCCACTCAACGTACATTGGCTGCAGAAAACGCACACAAACACCCGGGTACTGCGGAGTTTTCAGAAACTTATCTGCGTCCTCTTGGAATCAACTCCATGCTTGATGTTCCCATTTATGTACATGGGAAAATGGCTGGGGTGGTATGCCATGAACACACCGGTAATTTCAGAAAATGGACCACAGACGAGGAAACTTTTGCCTACCTTATGGGCAACATTGTTGGTCTGACTTTAGAAAAGGTAGGGGAAGCCGCCAGATGA
- a CDS encoding neutral/alkaline non-lysosomal ceramidase N-terminal domain-containing protein: protein MDTFIKPGLFFYLILTIAGVPSCLGQGTLRGSAVSIDIEPEIGIPLAGYGSKNRRLEKADWKGEIPHCFMFKPSVGRHDAIRSKVIFLQNDQEKLLFISLDMIGVSYRFVNSIYKLLKPLGFERDQLFISATHTHSGPGTLTRKLPLAVLATDLFQRENYDYMVSKVHESILKAIEQQEPVELYRTGFHTDGLQKNKWRDNREYHVDDEVQILLLRNNRGLWLGGMINYAVHGGSLGSSNLKYSADVIGAIERNMEQLIGSKNPPDSAKPTIALFQGALGDAGVIERGYDKMQWIGEEFARQAAPALEDLRPVAPNLTSYSSKIWLGIPGYSFKYANSKTLAKKDWLPPLRIPIPGLMNQRTRVSIVGIGDIIMFTWPGEASTTLGLKLKTLSMEMGCDHAWVLGLTNDYVGYFTTQDEYNEGEYDARSSLFNFRGGRRILKKYKTELQKITETDKLELKEELISADF, encoded by the coding sequence ATGGATACATTTATCAAACCCGGACTGTTCTTTTATTTAATACTCACTATAGCTGGTGTCCCATCGTGCCTGGGTCAGGGGACATTGCGGGGTAGTGCAGTCAGTATCGATATTGAGCCCGAGATAGGCATCCCGCTGGCTGGCTACGGGTCGAAGAACAGAAGGCTTGAAAAGGCTGACTGGAAAGGCGAAATCCCTCACTGCTTTATGTTTAAGCCTTCTGTTGGCCGCCATGATGCGATCAGAAGCAAAGTGATATTTCTGCAAAACGACCAGGAAAAGCTTCTCTTTATCAGCCTGGATATGATCGGGGTGAGCTACCGCTTTGTCAACAGTATCTATAAACTTCTTAAGCCACTTGGCTTTGAACGGGACCAACTGTTTATCTCTGCCACGCATACACATTCCGGCCCCGGTACCCTGACCCGTAAGCTACCCCTGGCTGTACTGGCTACAGACCTTTTTCAAAGGGAGAATTACGATTACATGGTGAGCAAGGTGCATGAAAGTATACTAAAGGCCATCGAACAGCAGGAACCCGTGGAACTTTACCGCACTGGCTTCCACACTGATGGACTTCAAAAGAACAAATGGAGAGACAACAGGGAGTATCATGTAGATGATGAGGTGCAGATATTATTATTGAGGAATAACAGGGGGCTCTGGTTGGGAGGAATGATCAATTATGCGGTTCACGGAGGATCTCTTGGTTCATCAAATTTAAAATATAGCGCGGACGTTATAGGAGCTATTGAAAGAAATATGGAGCAGTTGATCGGATCAAAAAACCCTCCGGATTCGGCTAAGCCGACTATTGCTTTATTTCAGGGCGCATTGGGAGATGCAGGGGTAATAGAACGGGGTTACGACAAAATGCAATGGATCGGTGAAGAGTTTGCACGGCAGGCGGCACCTGCTCTGGAAGATCTTCGACCGGTAGCTCCGAACCTTACCAGCTATAGCTCTAAGATATGGCTGGGCATTCCGGGATATTCTTTCAAGTATGCTAACAGTAAAACCCTGGCAAAAAAAGATTGGCTTCCTCCATTAAGGATACCAATTCCCGGACTCATGAATCAGCGTACAAGGGTCTCCATTGTAGGAATAGGCGATATCATTATGTTTACATGGCCGGGGGAAGCGTCAACTACCCTAGGCCTGAAGTTGAAAACGTTGAGTATGGAGATGGGCTGCGACCATGCATGGGTTTTGGGCCTTACCAATGACTATGTGGGATATTTCACCACTCAGGATGAATATAACGAAGGGGAATATGATGCCAGAAGTTCTTTATTCAACTTCAGGGGTGGCCGAAGAATACTAAAAAAATATAAGACGGAATTACAAAAAATCACAGAGACTGATAAGCTGGAACTTAAGGAAGAACTGATCTCAGCGGACTTTTAG
- a CDS encoding PRC-barrel domain-containing protein — MNTQLISATTIEGTDVVNAKGENIGEIKDLMIDWENSTIAYAVLSFGGFLGFGEKLFAIPMEALEFDTSRQDTIILDIEKEHLENAPGFDKDEWPAHADRTFIDSIYKHYGYEPYWTRYHPTDY, encoded by the coding sequence ATGAACACACAACTTATCTCTGCTACCACTATTGAGGGAACTGATGTTGTAAACGCCAAAGGCGAAAATATCGGTGAGATCAAAGATTTGATGATTGATTGGGAAAACAGCACTATAGCGTATGCTGTATTATCCTTTGGCGGTTTCTTAGGCTTTGGTGAAAAGCTCTTTGCCATACCTATGGAAGCCCTGGAGTTCGACACCAGCCGGCAAGATACTATCATACTTGACATTGAGAAAGAGCACCTTGAAAATGCTCCGGGATTTGATAAAGATGAATGGCCTGCTCATGCAGACCGCACATTTATTGATTCTATCTATAAACACTACGGATATGAACCGTACTGGACAAGGTATCATCCTACGGATTATTAG
- a CDS encoding dodecin family protein produces the protein MSNQKQLKLWVTEVIAGSEKGFSDATQKALDEASKSVDNIRSINISNMNANVENGKIVSYGVNAKISFTVGEKDTERSAEHKREVAHAQKIKQFTGSPRFMNL, from the coding sequence ATGTCTAACCAAAAACAATTGAAGTTATGGGTAACAGAAGTAATAGCCGGATCAGAGAAGGGTTTTTCTGATGCCACTCAAAAAGCGCTTGATGAAGCTTCAAAAAGCGTTGATAACATAAGGTCTATCAATATCAGCAACATGAATGCGAATGTTGAGAACGGCAAAATAGTGTCATATGGAGTCAATGCAAAGATATCGTTTACCGTAGGGGAAAAGGATACAGAACGGTCAGCCGAGCATAAAAGAGAAGTGGCACACGCCCAAAAAATTAAGCAGTTTACAGGTTCGCCAAGGTTTATGAACCTGTAA
- a CDS encoding DUF2267 domain-containing protein, which produces MEIDYNKLVKNDCGCLEEIKEALGIPCNFKAGKVIGRVLHTLRSSLTYSESADLIQLLPDPVKIIYVSDWRLKTPRIELRHLDDFVREVMRNDKMHAEQVLSNEVTALKAVITTVRIINKYIGILSYNFFKYPLKQELEEAMFEAA; this is translated from the coding sequence ATGGAGATAGATTACAATAAGTTAGTGAAGAATGATTGTGGCTGTCTGGAAGAGATAAAGGAGGCATTAGGGATTCCTTGCAATTTCAAGGCGGGAAAAGTTATAGGGCGCGTGCTTCACACCCTTCGCAGCAGCCTTACTTATTCGGAATCAGCCGACCTTATACAATTACTGCCTGACCCGGTAAAGATCATCTATGTTTCTGACTGGAGATTGAAGACGCCCAGAATTGAACTCAGGCATCTGGATGATTTCGTCAGGGAGGTTATGCGCAACGACAAAATGCATGCAGAACAGGTGTTAAGCAATGAAGTAACGGCTTTGAAGGCCGTCATTACAACTGTAAGGATCATCAATAAGTATATTGGCATATTATCTTATAATTTTTTCAAATACCCACTTAAACAAGAGCTGGAAGAAGCAATGTTTGAAGCGGCATAA
- a CDS encoding DUF2188 domain-containing protein: protein MDTLEHSYYVRKHSDEWRVTVNNPLHGNGIAGTSKEDAINKAIALAKTHLPAQILIYSEHGELVEKRIFPRFSDPISFETWSTV from the coding sequence ATGGACACACTGGAACATTCTTATTATGTAAGAAAGCACTCTGATGAATGGAGGGTAACTGTAAATAACCCGCTACATGGCAACGGTATTGCCGGTACATCAAAAGAAGATGCCATAAATAAAGCTATTGCATTGGCAAAAACACATCTTCCGGCTCAAATACTCATCTATTCCGAGCATGGTGAGCTGGTGGAAAAAAGAATTTTTCCAAGATTCTCAGATCCTATCAGCTTTGAAACCTGGTCTACTGTGTAA
- a CDS encoding response regulator, with protein MMKKKVLLCDNDPDIIEIVSLILAGKGFQVYVCTTCEEVPEKIENHQPDLIIMDLWIPEMGGEETTVMLKKSPKYQNIPVIILSANNEIEMISKRSGADGFIAKPFEIKELVSKINAHIAA; from the coding sequence ATGATGAAGAAAAAGGTTTTGCTCTGCGACAACGATCCTGATATAATTGAGATCGTTTCTTTAATATTAGCAGGGAAAGGATTTCAGGTATATGTTTGTACCACATGTGAAGAAGTACCCGAGAAAATAGAGAACCATCAGCCGGACCTGATAATAATGGACTTATGGATACCGGAGATGGGTGGCGAGGAAACAACCGTTATGCTGAAAAAATCTCCTAAATATCAAAACATACCCGTAATCATACTCTCAGCCAATAACGAAATTGAAATGATTTCCAAGAGAAGCGGGGCTGATGGTTTTATCGCAAAACCGTTTGAAATCAAAGAGCTTGTAAGTAAGATCAATGCCCATATAGCAGCGTAG
- a CDS encoding YciE/YciF ferroxidase family protein, which produces MANKLNNLEDLFKHELKDLYSAETQILDALPKMVEKASNPDLKKAFEHHLEETKNQKQRLEEVCKKLEMDPKGETCKAMQGIIKEAQDMLKEDADPEVMDAALIAEAQRVEHYEIAGYGTVCTFAERLGYTDIKNKLAETLDEEKNADQKLSTVSKNVNAKAEASH; this is translated from the coding sequence ATGGCTAATAAACTAAATAACCTCGAAGACCTGTTTAAGCATGAATTAAAAGATCTGTACAGTGCTGAGACTCAAATTTTAGATGCACTACCTAAAATGGTAGAAAAAGCGTCGAACCCTGATCTTAAGAAGGCTTTTGAGCATCACCTTGAAGAAACCAAAAATCAAAAGCAAAGGCTGGAAGAAGTGTGTAAAAAGCTGGAAATGGATCCAAAGGGAGAGACCTGTAAGGCTATGCAGGGGATCATCAAAGAAGCCCAGGATATGCTTAAGGAAGACGCTGACCCTGAGGTGATGGATGCTGCACTCATTGCAGAAGCACAACGTGTAGAGCATTATGAAATAGCTGGGTACGGAACAGTATGCACTTTTGCAGAACGCCTTGGATACACTGACATTAAAAATAAGCTGGCAGAAACTCTTGATGAAGAGAAAAATGCTGACCAAAAGCTAAGCACGGTCTCAAAAAATGTGAACGCCAAAGCTGAAGCATCTCACTAG
- a CDS encoding thiol-disulfide oxidoreductase DCC family protein translates to MKRTLYPPAKKPVMVWDGKCGFCQYWITVWKKHTGGAIEYVTFQRQAGRFPDIPESYFEGAVRLIEPDGRVYNGPDAAYRSMRYYKRRPVSFFHRWYTRSGFFRAISDYGYHFVTTHRPFMLKLSKLIFGSRP, encoded by the coding sequence TTGAAAAGAACCTTATATCCGCCAGCTAAAAAACCTGTAATGGTATGGGACGGCAAATGTGGATTTTGCCAATACTGGATTACTGTCTGGAAAAAACATACCGGAGGGGCTATTGAATATGTTACTTTCCAACGACAGGCGGGCAGGTTTCCTGATATTCCAGAAAGTTATTTTGAAGGGGCCGTAAGGTTAATAGAGCCTGACGGCAGGGTTTATAATGGTCCTGATGCCGCCTACAGAAGTATGAGGTATTATAAACGCAGACCTGTGAGCTTTTTTCACAGGTGGTATACCCGTAGCGGTTTTTTCAGAGCAATCAGTGATTATGGTTATCACTTTGTCACTACACACCGGCCGTTTATGCTAAAGCTTTCGAAGCTGATATTTGGCAGCAGACCCTGA
- a CDS encoding sensor histidine kinase: protein MSYPEVDIKYRQIFNHLPGRYLILNPDLTIVAASDSYLSATLTKRSEIINKYIFDIFPDNPAVPEARATEKLNESLSQVLRTGKTHIMDIQHYDIPKRTSECTEFETRYWCPSNIPVLDNTGDVEYIIHSVEDITEEVLSRQEIVRKNDHIMVISRKQTETSEALGTIDKRLRLITDIIPAMVSYVDNEHRYRFVNEAYVKNFHTSRKEIVGKKVEDFLAPYLSKDISKNIEAVLQGKVQSFEIKIQPKKDVQQHLEVIYLPDINDQGEIMGFVSMIMDVTDKVKYYDELTKLAEEKERLILQKDEFIEMASHELKTPLTTIKAYIELMLLDIEDLDHTTLRNYLGKANSYINQLHRLITGLFDVSTTNTGRLPYNFSYFNLKEVLEICSNNARNISKKHQIECHYNMKGKMYGDKERLEQVLDSLLNNAVKYSPDNNDILLKAEKENDEVLITVKDKGIGIPGEELDNIFKRFSRAHALSYHNSGLGLGLYLSREIVERHRGKIWAESEIGKGSTFYVKLPSKPVIR, encoded by the coding sequence ATGTCATATCCTGAAGTAGACATAAAGTACAGACAGATATTCAACCATCTTCCTGGTAGATATTTAATATTGAACCCTGATTTAACTATTGTAGCAGCCAGCGACAGTTACCTTTCTGCCACGCTCACCAAAAGGTCGGAAATTATCAACAAATACATTTTTGATATATTTCCCGATAACCCTGCCGTACCGGAAGCCAGAGCCACAGAAAAACTGAATGAATCCCTTAGCCAGGTATTGCGTACCGGAAAAACTCATATTATGGACATCCAGCATTACGACATCCCCAAAAGAACGTCGGAGTGCACCGAATTTGAGACACGCTACTGGTGCCCTTCCAACATTCCCGTGCTGGATAATACCGGGGATGTTGAATATATTATACATAGTGTGGAAGATATAACTGAGGAAGTGCTAAGCCGGCAGGAGATCGTACGGAAAAACGATCATATCATGGTCATAAGCAGAAAACAAACAGAAACATCGGAGGCTCTGGGGACCATTGATAAACGCCTCAGGCTAATTACTGATATCATACCGGCAATGGTGTCTTATGTTGATAACGAGCACCGATACAGGTTTGTCAATGAAGCTTATGTAAAGAACTTCCATACATCAAGAAAAGAAATTGTGGGAAAGAAAGTTGAAGATTTTCTGGCGCCTTATTTATCTAAAGATATTTCCAAAAATATTGAGGCCGTACTACAGGGGAAAGTACAGAGTTTTGAAATAAAAATACAGCCAAAAAAAGATGTACAACAGCATCTGGAGGTCATCTATCTGCCTGACATTAATGATCAGGGTGAAATTATGGGGTTTGTTTCGATGATCATGGATGTCACGGATAAGGTGAAATACTACGATGAACTCACTAAACTCGCTGAGGAGAAAGAGCGGCTTATCCTCCAAAAAGACGAATTCATAGAAATGGCCAGCCACGAACTCAAAACTCCATTGACTACGATCAAAGCTTATATTGAGCTTATGCTGCTGGATATAGAAGATCTCGACCATACTACCCTAAGAAACTATCTGGGCAAAGCCAATAGTTACATTAATCAACTCCACCGCCTCATAACGGGACTCTTTGATGTGAGCACCACAAATACCGGCAGGCTGCCATATAATTTTAGTTATTTTAATCTTAAAGAGGTGCTGGAGATTTGCAGCAATAATGCCAGAAACATATCCAAAAAACACCAGATCGAATGTCATTATAACATGAAGGGTAAAATGTATGGCGACAAAGAAAGGCTGGAGCAGGTTCTGGACAGTCTGCTTAACAATGCAGTGAAATACTCACCTGACAATAATGATATACTTCTCAAAGCCGAAAAAGAAAACGATGAGGTGTTGATTACTGTTAAAGACAAGGGAATAGGTATTCCCGGAGAGGAACTCGATAATATTTTCAAGCGCTTCAGTCGTGCCCATGCACTGAGCTATCACAACTCCGGGCTTGGCCTCGGTCTCTACCTCTCCAGGGAAATTGTGGAGCGCCACCGGGGTAAAATATGGGCTGAAAGTGAAATAGGAAAAGGCTCTACTTTCTATGTAAAACTGCCCTCGAAGCCTGTTATAAGGTAA